Proteins from a genomic interval of Stenotrophomonas sp. WZN-1:
- the rplJ gene encoding 50S ribosomal protein L10, with the protein MALNLSQKQEVVAELADVAAKAHSLIAAEYAGTTVAQMTAMRKQARETGVFLKVVKNTLASRAVEGTEFAVAQDQMVGPLLYAFSLEEPGAAGRLIKEAAKGNDKLKAKVVAIGGEVFPASHVDVLASLPTRDQALAMLARVLTEPVTMFARAIKAVGEKQGGGDVAADAAEPAAETA; encoded by the coding sequence ATGGCTCTCAATCTGTCCCAGAAGCAAGAAGTAGTCGCCGAGCTGGCAGACGTCGCCGCCAAGGCCCACTCCTTGATCGCAGCCGAATACGCTGGCACCACGGTCGCCCAGATGACCGCGATGCGCAAGCAGGCTCGTGAAACCGGTGTTTTCTTGAAGGTTGTCAAGAACACCCTGGCTTCGCGCGCCGTTGAAGGCACCGAGTTCGCAGTCGCACAGGACCAGATGGTTGGTCCGCTGCTGTACGCGTTCTCGCTCGAGGAGCCCGGCGCTGCCGGTCGCCTGATCAAGGAAGCCGCCAAGGGCAACGACAAGCTGAAGGCTAAGGTCGTCGCCATCGGTGGTGAAGTGTTCCCGGCGAGCCACGTCGACGTGCTGGCATCGCTGCCGACCCGCGACCAGGCCCTGGCTATGCTGGCCCGCGTCCTGACCGAGCCGGTCACGATGTTTGCCCGCGCCATCAAGGCCGTTGGCGAGAAGCAGGGTGGTGGCGATGTCGCCGCTGACGCTGCCGAGCCGGCCGCCGAGACCGCCTGA
- the rplL gene encoding 50S ribosomal protein L7/L12, with protein sequence MSLTNEQIVDAIAEKSLMEVMELVKAIEEKFGVSAAAPVAVAAAAGPAAAVEEQTEFVVTLKTAGEKKVEVIKAVRAITGLGLKEAKDLAEAGGVLKDNASKDEAEKMKKDLEAAGATVEVK encoded by the coding sequence ATGTCCCTTACCAACGAACAGATCGTCGACGCCATCGCCGAGAAGTCCCTGATGGAAGTGATGGAGCTGGTCAAGGCCATCGAAGAGAAGTTCGGCGTCTCCGCCGCTGCTCCGGTTGCCGTGGCTGCTGCCGCTGGCCCGGCTGCTGCTGTTGAAGAGCAGACCGAATTCGTCGTCACCCTGAAGACTGCCGGCGAGAAGAAGGTCGAAGTCATCAAGGCCGTCCGCGCCATCACCGGCCTGGGCCTGAAGGAAGCGAAGGACCTGGCCGAAGCCGGCGGCGTCCTGAAGGACAACGCTTCGAAGGACGAAGCCGAGAAGATGAAGAAGGACCTGGAAGCTGCTGGCGCGACTGTCGAAGTCAAGTAA